The DNA sequence TGACCCGAAATTGAGATGGGATCGAGGAGCGCGAGGGAGCGCGCGCGCGCCTCGTCGAGCGCGGCGACGATCTGCGGTTTCGAAGGACCGTTGGTCACGATCGCGTCACGCCGTCGCGGCCTGGAGCCTGTTCCAGTCGCGCAGGAGGTCGTCGGCCGGACATCGACCACGTGCGACGAAGCGATCGTGGAACGAGGCCGCGGCGGCGACGGTTTCTGCATCGGTCCCGAGGCGTGGGAGCGCCTCGAGCACTGCGGTGAAGCACGCGTCGGCCGCGGCACGCAGCGCCGTGTCGGCGAGGCCGTCCTGGGCGGCGGCGATCCAGCAGCCGCGCGTGGGCGCGATCGCGCGCGTTGCGGCGTCGGCCGCCTGGGCATCGTCGAGCAGCGTGGCGGCGACGGCGACCGCGACCGGCCACCACTCGTCGGGCAGCGCGTCGATCATGCGGAACTCGAGCCAGCCGCGGGGGCGAATCGGCGGGAACAGTGTGGTGAGGTGGTAATCGAAGTCTTCGAGCGTGGGCCACCCCAGCTCGTGACCCTTCGCGATCCACTCCGCGAAGGTCATGCGGACATCGAGCGGAGTGCTCGTTGCGCTGTCGCTGCGGATCATCATCACCGGCGCGTCGAGCGTGTACCGCGTCCACGACGAGCGCGCGTCGAGGCCGGGCACGTACGCCGCGTTCGTGCGCGCCGGGTCGATCGCTTGCCACACCGCGAGCCGCGACGAGCGCCAACCCGTCGGCCGCCCCGATGCATCGAGCGGCGAGTTGGCGAACGCGGCTGCGAGCACGGGCCCAAGGTCGTGCGCGCGCTGCCACCGACTCTCGATCGCGGCCGCGCTTCCGATGTCGAGGTTCACCTGGATCGACGCCGTGTTGCACATCATCGTGCGGCCTGCGGGCCCGTGGGCATCGAAGTAGTGCTCCATCGCGCGGTAGCGCGGGGCGTCGACGACGCGCGGGCGCGGACCGTGCGGATCGACACCCGTTGCGACAAGCTCGATGCCGTGCGGCGCGAGCGCGCTCCGGACCACGTGCATGTCTGCCGCCATGTCGCGACATGCGGAGGCGATCCCGCTGCGTGGCGGGCCGCTGAGCTCGAGCTGACCGCCGGGCTCGAACGTGATCCTGCTCTCACCGGGAAGCGCGTCGGGCAGTAGGCCGCGGATCGCGTCGGGCGTGCACGGCGTGAGCCCGGTCGCGCGCGTCACCCACTCGAGCTCGATGCCGACCTTGGCATCCCAGCGTGGTGTGAACACCCGCTCATCGACGAAGCGGCGCACGTCGTCGGGGGTGAGGGAGCGGGTGAGTGCAGGCATGGGTTATCGGTGACCGAAGTGTGCCGCGACCCACGAGAGGTTCCGGACCGGAGCGAGCCACAGGCTCCCCGCTCTCATCGGATCCTCCCCTGACTCCTGCCGTCGTCGTGCATACGAGGATTCGTCTCGCTGCTGCCGAGATCGTTTCGTTGCCCGGGATGCCCCTGGATGACACATCTGCAACTTGGGCAGCAACCCTACCGGCCGCGGTGCCGCCAACTTCCCGCTCTCGGCAGCTTCGCTGCCGGGCCGCTCAGGCCACGCTTCGCTGCTCGGCGGGATACTCGCCTCCGCGGGCGCTCAGCTCTCGCCGGCCGACTCTCTGGCGACGGCGGTTCGGTAGGCGGCGACGTGGCTCGCCGCCGCGGCCGTCCACGAGAAGCGGCCCACGAGCGCCAGGCCGGCCGCTCGGAGGCGGGTCGCCTCTGCATGATCGAGCACGCGCCTGATTCCTTCCGCGAGCGACGCGGGGTCTGCGCGTGCCGTTGCCACCGCGTCGCCGGCGAGCTCGGCGGCGGCAACCTCCTCGGTGGTGAGGACGGGTGTGCCGCAGGCCATTGCCTCGAGCGGGGGGATCCCGAAACCCTCCTCGTGTGACGGGTAGATGACCGCCGATGCGCGCCGGAGGAGTGGCGGATACGCGTCGTCGGGGACGTAGCCGGTGCGGACGATGCGATCGGCGACGCCGCTCTCCGCGACGGCGGCATCGACCGCCGGGCTGCCCCAGCCGGGCTGACCCGCGAGCACGAGCTGCAGATCGGGATGATCGCCGGCGACGCGCGCGAACGCGGCGACGAGCGCGGGCACGTTCTTGCGGGGCTCGATGGTCCCCACAAAGGCGAGATAGGGCGCGACGATGCCGAGCGTTGCGAGCCGCGTGCGGTCGTCGCCTTCGTCGCCGTCGGGTCGGAACCGGTCGGTGTCGACTCCGTGGTGCACCACGACCACGGCCCCCTTGGGTGCCGCGACCTCGTGGAGCCGCGTCGCGGTGGCTTCACTCACGCAGACGATCACCGCGGCGCGCTTCGCAGATTCGGTGATCGCGCGGCGGAAGAACACCACCTTGGAGCGCTCGTGCCATTCGGGATGGTCGAAGAACGTGAGGTCGTGCACGGTGACGACGGCGGGCATCCGCAGCCGAAGCGGCATCGTGTAATGCGGACCGTGCCAGACGTCGCCGCCGAGCTTCGCGGCGAGGCGAGGACCACTGACCTGTTCCCACGCCAGGCGCGCGGGGCGTGCCGACGGTACGACCGCGTGAATCTCCGCCGCTGGTACCTGTGACCGCCAGCGCGCCGAGTCGTTTCGTCGCGCGATCAGTACGAGCTCGAGGTCGTCGCGGCGCGCCAGCGATCGCGCGAGCTCTTTGGAGTACACGCCCGCTCCGGCGAGTTGGTCGGGCACTGCCGACACGTCGAGCAGCACGCGCACGCGGTCACGGTAGTGTGCGCAGCTGCATGCGGGTTGCCGTCAATGTCGAACAGCTCCTCCAGCCGGCACCGGGTGGGATCGGCCGGTACACGGCGCAGCTCGTCAAACTCCTGCCCACCCGAGACCCCGGCGTCGACGTGTCGGTCTTCATGGCGCGCCATCCGCGCCGAGTTGTCGACGCCGCGCTCGACGCGTGCGGATTGTGCGACGTGGATGCCGTGGTGCTGCCGTTGCCCCGTCCGCTGCTCTACGACACGTGGCACGTGCTGGGACGAGGTGGCCCCGCTCGTCGGGTGGCGCCGGTCGATCTCGTGCACGCGCCGTCGCCCGCGGTGCCGCCGCTCGAGGGAGTTCCGCTGGTCGTCACCGTGCACGATGCCGCGCCGATCACGATGCCCGAGGCGACCACTCGGCGCGGTCGCCGGTTCCACACCCGTGGCTTCGCGGCGGCGGCGCGCCGCGCGCGGTTGGTGATCGCGGTGTCGGAGTTCGCAGCCGACGAGATCGCCGCGAACACGCCGATCCCGCGCGAGCGCATGCGCATCGTTCCGAACGGCGTCAACCTCGAACGTGCGACCGCGGAGGACGTCGAGAGGGTGACGCGTTCGTACGGGATCGCCGACCGGCCGTACGTGTTCTGGATCGGCACGTTCCAACCGCGCAAGAACCTGCGGGTTCTGCTCGACGCCTTCGCCCGGCTCGACGAGACCGACGTGCCCCACCGGCTGGTGCTCGCGGGCGAGGGGGGATGGGTGAGCGACGATAGCGCGGCGATACGGCGTCTCGGTGATCGCGTGCGGGCGCTCGGAGCCGTCGGGGAGGCCGACGCGGCGGCGCTCTACGCGGGGGCGGATCTGTTCGTATTCCCGAGCCGGCACGAGGGTTTCGGGATCCCCGTGCTCGAGGCGATGGCACAGGGCACGCCGGTCGTGTGCAGCGACATCCCGGCGCTGCGTGAGGTTGGCGGCGACTCGGCCCGGTTCGTGTCCGTCGACGACGTCGACGCGCTGGCCGACGCGATCAGCTCGCTGCTACGCGACGCCGCCGCGCGCGCGGCACTCGTCGACCGCGGCCTCGAGCACGCGCGGGGCTATTCCTGGGAGCGCTGCGCCGACGCGACCATCGCCGTCTACCACGAAGCACTCGGCTGAAAGCCCACGCAACTTGCGTCAGCAGACGGCGTATAGCGCCCACAGCTGACGCCGGTTCGTTTTCGAGGGTCAGCGGGTGAGGACGTCGACGGCGGTGTCGGTGACGAGCACGGTGTGCTCGAACTGAGCGCTGCGTGAGCCGTCGGCGGTGACCGCGGTCCAGCCGTCGTCCCAGATGATCGGGCGGATGTTGCCGATCGTGATCATCGGCTCGATGGTGAACACCATTCCCGGCTCCATGATCGTGGTGGCGGCCGGCTCGAAGTAGTGCGGCACCTGCGGTGGTCCGTGGAACACCTGCCCGATGCCGTGGCCAACGAACGAGCGCACGACGTGGAAGCCTTCTTCGTGCGCGTGGGTCTCGATCGCGCGCCCGATGTCGTGGAGCGGCGCACCGGGCCGGACCGCTTCGATGGCGAGATCGAGGCACTCGCTGGTCGTGTGTACCAAGTGCTTCGA is a window from the Acidimicrobiia bacterium genome containing:
- the egtA gene encoding ergothioneine biosynthesis glutamate--cysteine ligase EgtA, which produces MPALTRSLTPDDVRRFVDERVFTPRWDAKVGIELEWVTRATGLTPCTPDAIRGLLPDALPGESRITFEPGGQLELSGPPRSGIASACRDMAADMHVVRSALAPHGIELVATGVDPHGPRPRVVDAPRYRAMEHYFDAHGPAGRTMMCNTASIQVNLDIGSAAAIESRWQRAHDLGPVLAAAFANSPLDASGRPTGWRSSRLAVWQAIDPARTNAAYVPGLDARSSWTRYTLDAPVMMIRSDSATSTPLDVRMTFAEWIAKGHELGWPTLEDFDYHLTTLFPPIRPRGWLEFRMIDALPDEWWPVAVAVAATLLDDAQAADAATRAIAPTRGCWIAAAQDGLADTALRAAADACFTAVLEALPRLGTDAETVAAAASFHDRFVARGRCPADDLLRDWNRLQAATA
- a CDS encoding glycosyltransferase family 1 protein; amino-acid sequence: MRVLLDVSAVPDQLAGAGVYSKELARSLARRDDLELVLIARRNDSARWRSQVPAAEIHAVVPSARPARLAWEQVSGPRLAAKLGGDVWHGPHYTMPLRLRMPAVVTVHDLTFFDHPEWHERSKVVFFRRAITESAKRAAVIVCVSEATATRLHEVAAPKGAVVVVHHGVDTDRFRPDGDEGDDRTRLATLGIVAPYLAFVGTIEPRKNVPALVAAFARVAGDHPDLQLVLAGQPGWGSPAVDAAVAESGVADRIVRTGYVPDDAYPPLLRRASAVIYPSHEEGFGIPPLEAMACGTPVLTTEEVAAAELAGDAVATARADPASLAEGIRRVLDHAEATRLRAAGLALVGRFSWTAAAASHVAAYRTAVARESAGES
- a CDS encoding glycosyltransferase family 1 protein, whose product is MRVAVNVEQLLQPAPGGIGRYTAQLVKLLPTRDPGVDVSVFMARHPRRVVDAALDACGLCDVDAVVLPLPRPLLYDTWHVLGRGGPARRVAPVDLVHAPSPAVPPLEGVPLVVTVHDAAPITMPEATTRRGRRFHTRGFAAAARRARLVIAVSEFAADEIAANTPIPRERMRIVPNGVNLERATAEDVERVTRSYGIADRPYVFWIGTFQPRKNLRVLLDAFARLDETDVPHRLVLAGEGGWVSDDSAAIRRLGDRVRALGAVGEADAAALYAGADLFVFPSRHEGFGIPVLEAMAQGTPVVCSDIPALREVGGDSARFVSVDDVDALADAISSLLRDAAARAALVDRGLEHARGYSWERCADATIAVYHEALG